The Callithrix jacchus isolate 240 chromosome X, calJac240_pri, whole genome shotgun sequence genome contains a region encoding:
- the RBM3 gene encoding RNA-binding protein 3 yields the protein MSSEEGKLFVGGLNFNTDEQALEDHFSSFGPISEVVVVKDRETQRSRGFGFITFTNPEHASVAMRAMNGESLDGRQIRVDHAGKSARGTRGGAFGVHGRGRSYSRGGGDQGYGSGRYYDSRPGGYGYGYGRSSSRDYNGRNQGGYDRYSGGNYRDNYDN from the exons ATGTCCTCTGAAGAAGGAAAGCTTTTCGTAGGGGGGCTCAACTTTAACACCGATGAGCAGGCACTGGAAGACCACTTTAGCAGCTTTGGGCCTATCTCTGAGG TGGTTGTTGTCAAGGACCGGGAGACTCAGCGGTCCAGGGGTTTTGGTTTCATCACCTTCACCAACCCAGAGCATGCTTCAGTTGCCATGAGAGCCATGAACGGAGAG TCTCTGGATGGTCGTCAGATCCGTGTGGATCACGCAGGCAAGTCTGCTCGGGGAACTAGAGGAGGTGCCTTTGGGGTCCATGGGCGTGGTCGCAGCTACTCTAGAG gtGGTGGGGACCAGGGCTATGGGAGTGGCAGGTATTATGACAGTCGACCTGGAGGGTATGGATATGGATATGGACGTTCCAGTTCCAGAGACTATAATGGCAG aaaccaGGGTGGTTATGACCGCTACTCAGGGGGAAATTATAGAGACAATTACGACAACTGA